The genomic interval GCCGCCAGGGCGAGGGCCAGTTGTCCGGCGACACCTCGGCCGGTTCGTGCATGTAGCCGCGGCAGGCCAGTTCCATCTGGATCGCATGCACGCCGCGCTGCGGTGCGGCGTGGTGGCGCGTGCTCCAGCCGCCCTTGAAACGGCCGTTGCGCACGTGGCTGAAGCCGCTGCCGGCGCAGACCCGTTCGACCGCATCGGCCAGCGCGGGGGCACAACTGGTGTCGTTCGCGCCGGAAGGTCCCGCGCTGCCGATATTGAACTGCGGCAGTTCGCCGTCGAACAGGTGCGGGATGCGCGAGCGGATCGAATGCGCGTCGTAGACCACGATGGCCGGATGCTGCGCGCGCAGGCGCTCGATCTCCGCATCGAGCGCGGCATGGTAGGGATCGAACCATTGCGCGCGGCGCGCGGCGATCTCGTCCGCGTCCGGCTCGGCGCCGGGGCGATACAAGGGTTGCGCGTCGAAGGTGGTCA from Xanthomonas sp. DAR 34887 carries:
- the hutG gene encoding N-formylglutamate deformylase encodes the protein MTTLPDWLTLHRGDAPLILSFPHTGTELPAALAERFVSPWLAQRDADWWVDQLYAFATALGATTLRTAISRSVIDVNRDPGGASLYPGQNTTGLCPLTTFDAQPLYRPGAEPDADEIAARRAQWFDPYHAALDAEIERLRAQHPAIVVYDAHSIRSRIPHLFDGELPQFNIGSAGPSGANDTSCAPALADAVERVCAGSGFSHVRNGRFKGGWSTRHHAAPQRGVHAIQMELACRGYMHEPAEVSPDNWPSPWRPEYAAPLRAVLQQVLLACLDFARSPPAPAPLPTQA